The Streptomyces sp. NBC_00335 DNA window CGGCCTCGATGCAGGAGAGCACCTCGTCCTCGCTGATGCGCAGCCGCTCGGCGATCTCGGGGGTGGTCGGGGTGCGGCCGTGCGCGGTGGTGAGGTCCTCGGTGGCGGCGTTGACCTGGACCCACAGCTCGTGGAGGCGGCGCGGTACGTGGACGGTGCGGACGTTGTCGCGGAAGTACCGCTTGATCTCGCCCACGACGGTCGGCATCGCGAAGGTCGGGAACTGCACCCCGCGCTCGGGGTCGAACCGGTCGATCGCGTTGATCAGCCCGATCGTGCCGACCTGGATCACGTCCTCCATGGGCTCGTTGCGGCTGCGGAAGCGGGCCGCCGCGTACCGGACGAGCGGGATGTTGGCCTCGATGAGGGCGCCGCGCACCCGGGAGTGCTCGCTGGTGCCCGGCTGCAGGTCCTTCAGCTGCCCGAACAGGACCTGGGTGAGCGCCCGGGTGTCGGCACCCCGGCTCTGCGGCCTGGGGGC harbors:
- a CDS encoding RNA polymerase sigma factor SigF — translated: MPAPHQAPPQAPPQASPPAPAQPHAQPAAPESLAQPPAPESHVPPQQEAPEEAPVAPRPQSRGADTRALTQVLFGQLKDLQPGTSEHSRVRGALIEANIPLVRYAAARFRSRNEPMEDVIQVGTIGLINAIDRFDPERGVQFPTFAMPTVVGEIKRYFRDNVRTVHVPRRLHELWVQVNAATEDLTTAHGRTPTTPEIAERLRISEDEVLSCIEAGRSYHATSLEAAQEGDGLPGLLDRLGYEDPELAGVEHRDLVRHLLVQLPEREQRILLLRYYNNLTQSQISAELGVSQMHVSRLLARSFARLRSANRIEA